Within Micromonospora narathiwatensis, the genomic segment GCAGAGTCGGAGAACGGGGCGCCGACCGGTGTCCGAGAACGGCGGGTCGAACGGCGATGGCCAGGTCGGACGGGGCGGGCCGGGACGGCAACGAGCGTGGTGGCGCGCGGCCGGCCGGCCGGCTGTCGCTCGGGCCGGGGGTGTTCCGTCCCGTGATCCTGCTCGCCATGGTGCTGTCGCTGAACGGCGCGGACGTCGGAACGATCGGTGCGGCGGCGATGCAGTTGGAGGCGGGGCTGGGCATCGACCACGCCCGGCTCGGCCTGCTGGCCACGGCGTCATCGGGCGTGGGTGTGCTCGCGTGCGTGCCGCTGGGGGTGCTCGCCGACCGGACCAACCGGGTACGCCTGCTCGTGATCACCGTCGCGCTGTGGGCGCTGGCCATGGTCGCCGGCGGGCTGGCGCCCAACTACTGGTGGCTGCTCGCGTCCCGGCTGCTGCTCGGTGCCGCGGTGGCCGCGTCCGGCCCGGTGGTGGTCTCCCTGACCGGGGATCTCATCCCACCCGCCGAGCGCGCGACGGTCCTCGGCTGGATTCTCACCGGCGAGATCCTGGGTGCCGGGTTCGGCCTGCTGGCCGGCGGCGAGATCGCCGCGACGATCTCCTGGCGGGCCGCGTTCTTCCTGCTCGGGGCGGTCAGCGCGGGGCTGGCGGTGGCGCTGTGGCGGCTGCTGCCCGAGCCCGCCCGGGGCGGTGCGAGCTGGCCGTCCCCGCAGCGGGGCGGAGCCGAACCGGGACAGCCGAGCCCGGGGCGACCGGCCGCCGACCGCGCGTGGGCGGTGGTGTCCACCCAGGGCATCGAGCCGGTCCGCGGCCGGGTGCTACGGGAGGACCCGAACCAGTGGTCGATCCCGCGGGCCGCGGTCTACCTGTTGTCGATTCCCACCAACCGGCTGTTGATCGTGGCCTCGGCGACAGGATATTTCTTCTTCGCGGGTCTGCGCACCTTTGTCGTCATCTTCGCCGTACGGCACTTCGGCATCTCGCAGACCGAGTTCGGTGCTCCGCTGGTGGTGATCGGGGCGGCGGCGCTCGCCGGGGTGGTGTTCGCCGGCCGGCTAGCCGACCGCGCGCTGGCCCGGGGCCGGGTCAGCGTACGGGTGGTCGTGCCCGCGATCGGCTACGTCGCCGCCGCGATCTTCTTCGTTCCGGGGGTGTGGCTGTCCTCGTTGGTGATGGCGCTGCCGTTGATCGCGCTCGGTGCGGCCGCCCTGGCGGCGGCCAATCCACCGCTGGACGCGGCCCGGCTGGACATCGTGCCCGGCCAGTTGTGGGGCCGGGCGGAGAGTCTGCGGACGGTCCTGCGGCTCGTGGCCGAGGCGGGGGCCCCGGCCACCTTCGGGTGGCTGGCCGACCGGTTGGGCGGCGCGGCCGGGCAGGCCGACGCCGTCGGTCTGCGCGACACGTTTCTGATCATGCTCGTCCCGTTGCTGGCCAACGGGCTCCTCCTGTTTACCGTCCGGCGCGTCTACCCGGTCGACGTGGCGACGGCGGCCGCGTCCCAGCGCCCCGCCACGGCCTGAGCCGGGGCCACCCGAGCCCGGCCTCGGCTCAGGGCATTTGGCGGGATTCAGGGAATTGGCACCGATCTGCATGGTTAAGGTGAATTCAAGCTGGCTTCGGGGGTCGGTGTTTCCCCGGCGCCACCCGCGCCGCCGATCACCAGGAGCGGTACCGCACCGACCGCTCCAGCCCGCATCGGGCGGTACGCCCCACGACAGCGGCGGCGTCCGCACCGGGGCTGCCCGGACGAGCAGACACCGTCGGCCCCGTGCCCGGCCAGGAAGGAATAGTGATGAGCCAACGCACGGCCGTCGCGGCGGTTCGCCGGGTCGAGCAGGCCCGGTCGCGGGAGAACTTCCCGGTCGCGTTGCGCGTCCTGCCCGGCCGTTACCGCCGGCATCTGCTCGCGGTCTACGCCTACGCCCGCCAGGTCGACGATCTCGGGGACGAGCCCCTGCCAGACCCGACCGACCGGCTCGCCGCCCTCGACCACATCGAGGCCGAGCTGCGGTCCCTCTACGCCGACCGCGAGGTGACCCACCCGGTGGTGCGTGCCCTCGCCCCCACGGTGGCCGAGTGCCGGCTGCCCCTCGGCGCGCTGGTCCGGCTGATCGAGGCGAACCGGGTCGACCAGCGGGTGACCCGGTACGCCACCTTCGACGAGCTGGTCGGGTACTGCACCCTGTCGGCCAACCCGGTCGGCGAGCTGGTCCTGCACGTCTTCGGGCAGGTGGGACCGGACAGGGTCGCGCTGTCCGACCGGGTCTGCACGGCGTTGCAGCTCGTCGAACACCTGCAGGACGTGGCCGAGGACCACCAGCGTGGCCGGATCTACCTGCCGGCGGAGGACATGGACCGGTTCGACGTCACCGAGGCCGACCTCGCCCGTCCCACGGCCAGCCGCCGGCTCCGCGACCTGATCGAGTTCGAGGCGGAGCGGGCCCGGGCGTGGCTCGACGCCGGAGCCCCGCTCGTGGCGGCCCTGCACGGCTGGGCCCGGCTCGCGGTGAGCGGCTACCTGGCCGGCGGCCGGGCGACCCTCGACGCGCTGGCGGCGGCCGGTTACGACCCGCTGCCGACCACTGTCCGCCCCCGGGGCCGGCGCGTCCTGCACCGCTGGCTGGCCGCCACCGTGAGGAGCGCCGGATGACCACGATCTGCGACGTCGACAGGGCCTACCGGCGCTGCGAGCAGATCACCCGCAGCCAGGCCGCCAACTTCGCGTACGGGATCCGGCTGCTGCCGCCGGTGAAACGCCGCGCCCTGTCGGCCATCTACGCCACCGCCCGGCGCATCGACGACATCGGTGACGGCACCCTGCCGCCGGACGAGAAGCTGGACCACCTGGCACGGATTCGGGCGGCGCTGCACCGGCTGCCCGGCAACGACGACGGCGACCCGGTGCTCACCGCGCTCGCGGACGCCGCGGTCCGGATGCCGATCCCGCTGGCGGCCTTCGACGAGCTGATCGACGGGTGTGCCGCCGACGTGACCGGCCGCACGTACGACACCTTCGACGACCTGCGCTGGTACTGCCGCTGCGTGGCCGGCTCGATCGGCCGGCTCTCGCTCGGGGTGTTCGGCGCCACCGACCCGGGCCGGGCCGAACCGCTGGCCGACGCCCTGGGCGTGGCGCTGCAACTGACCAACATCCTGCGCGACCTGGTCGAGGACCGGGTGAACGGGCGGATCTACCTGCCGGCCGAGGATCTGGACCGGTTCGGCTGCACCCTGCGGCTGGACGACGGCCGGTTCGCCGACCCGCCCGAGCGGCTGGCCGAACTCGTCCGCTTCCAGGCGCGCCGGGCCGCCGAGTGGTACGACCTCGGGCTGCGGCTGCTGCCCCTGCTGGACCGGCGCAGCGCGGCCTGCACCGCGGCGATGGCCGGCATCTACCGCCGGCTGCTCGCCCGGATCGCGGCGGACCCGCTGGCGGTCACCCGCAGCCGGGTGTCGCTGCCCGGCCGGGAGAAGGCGTGGGTGGCCGCACGCGCGCTCGTCGGACGTTCCGCATGACCGCCGCACGGGTGCCGGGCGGCGCCGGCAGCGTGTGCGTGATCGGGGGCGGCCTGGCCGGCATCGCCGCGGCGGTCCGGCTCGCCGACCAGGGACTGCCGGTGACGCTGCTGGAGAGCCGACCCGAACTCGGGGGAGCCACCTACTCCTTCCGCCGCGACGGGCTGACCGTGGACACCGGCCAGCACGTCTTCCTCCGGTGCTACCACGCCTACCGGGGGCTGCTCGACCGGCTCGGCGTCACCGACGACGCCGACGTGCAACCACGGTTCGCGGTGCCGGTGCTGCTTCCGGGGCGGGCACCGCACCTGCTGGCCCGCCGCCGGCTGCCGGCGCCGGCACACCTGCTGCCCGGGCTGGCCGGCTACCGGCTGCTCGGCCCCGCGGAGCGGCTCGCCGCCGTGCGGGCCGCCGCCGCGCTCCGGCACGTCGACCCCGACCTGCCGGAGACCGACGCGCGCAGCTTCGGCGACTGGCTCACCGAGCACGGTCAGAGCGAGCGGGCGGTGCGTCGACTCTGGGACCTGGTAACCGTGGCCGCGCTGAACCTGCCCAGCGCCCACGCGTCGCTGGCCCTGGCCGCCCGGGTGTTCCGCACCGGACTGCTCGACAGCGCCGACGCCGGCGACATCGGCCGCCCGCTGGTCCCGCTGACCGACCTGCACGCCGTCCCCGCCCGGCGGCTGCTGCACGAGCTCGGCGCCCGGGTGCACACCCGGTCCCGGGTCCGGTGGATCCACCCGGAATCCGCCGGCTTCCGTGTCGGCCTCAGCGACGGCGAGATCGCCGCGGACGCGGTCGTGCTGGCCGTGCCACACCCGGTCGCGGCCGCGCTGGTCCCGCCGGCCGCCGCGCCCGGCGCCGGCGACTGGCACCGGCTCGGCGCGGCGCCGATCGTCAACGTGCACCTGCGCTACGCGCACCGGGTCACCGAGCTGACCATGGCCGCCGCCGTGGAGTCCCCGGCACAGTGGATCTTCACCCGGCCCTTGCCGGACGACGCGCAGCAGGTGGTGGTGTCCCTGTCAGCCGCCGACACCGAGATCGACCGACCCGCCGCCGAACTGGTGGCGGCCCAACGCGCGGCGCTCGCCGCGCTGTTTCCCGCCGCGCGGCACACCCCGGTACGCGACGCGTTCGTCACCCGGGAGCCGCGGGCCACCTTCCGGCAGGCACCCGGCACCCGGGCGTACCGGCCGGCCACGACGACCCGCCTACCCGGGCTGGTGCTGGCCGGCGCATGGACCGACACGGGCTGGCCGGACACGATGGAGGGCGCGGTGCGCAGCGGCCAGGAGGCCGCGGACGTCGTCGCCCGCCAGCTCGCGTCCCGGCCCCGACACCACACGGAGGCCGCACGATGACCATCGCGCACAGCCACAGCACCAGCCAGATCCACACCCACGTGGAACCGGCCATCCGGGTGCTGCTGGACCGGCTGGACCCGGGCAACCGGCTGGTCGCCGGCTACCAGATGGGCTACTGGAACGCCGACGGGTCACCAGCTGTCTGCCAGGGAAA encodes:
- a CDS encoding MFS transporter, producing MARSDGAGRDGNERGGARPAGRLSLGPGVFRPVILLAMVLSLNGADVGTIGAAAMQLEAGLGIDHARLGLLATASSGVGVLACVPLGVLADRTNRVRLLVITVALWALAMVAGGLAPNYWWLLASRLLLGAAVAASGPVVVSLTGDLIPPAERATVLGWILTGEILGAGFGLLAGGEIAATISWRAAFFLLGAVSAGLAVALWRLLPEPARGGASWPSPQRGGAEPGQPSPGRPAADRAWAVVSTQGIEPVRGRVLREDPNQWSIPRAAVYLLSIPTNRLLIVASATGYFFFAGLRTFVVIFAVRHFGISQTEFGAPLVVIGAAALAGVVFAGRLADRALARGRVSVRVVVPAIGYVAAAIFFVPGVWLSSLVMALPLIALGAAALAAANPPLDAARLDIVPGQLWGRAESLRTVLRLVAEAGAPATFGWLADRLGGAAGQADAVGLRDTFLIMLVPLLANGLLLFTVRRVYPVDVATAAASQRPATA
- the hpnC gene encoding squalene synthase HpnC → MSQRTAVAAVRRVEQARSRENFPVALRVLPGRYRRHLLAVYAYARQVDDLGDEPLPDPTDRLAALDHIEAELRSLYADREVTHPVVRALAPTVAECRLPLGALVRLIEANRVDQRVTRYATFDELVGYCTLSANPVGELVLHVFGQVGPDRVALSDRVCTALQLVEHLQDVAEDHQRGRIYLPAEDMDRFDVTEADLARPTASRRLRDLIEFEAERARAWLDAGAPLVAALHGWARLAVSGYLAGGRATLDALAAAGYDPLPTTVRPRGRRVLHRWLAATVRSAG
- the hpnD gene encoding presqualene diphosphate synthase HpnD, which codes for MTTICDVDRAYRRCEQITRSQAANFAYGIRLLPPVKRRALSAIYATARRIDDIGDGTLPPDEKLDHLARIRAALHRLPGNDDGDPVLTALADAAVRMPIPLAAFDELIDGCAADVTGRTYDTFDDLRWYCRCVAGSIGRLSLGVFGATDPGRAEPLADALGVALQLTNILRDLVEDRVNGRIYLPAEDLDRFGCTLRLDDGRFADPPERLAELVRFQARRAAEWYDLGLRLLPLLDRRSAACTAAMAGIYRRLLARIAADPLAVTRSRVSLPGREKAWVAARALVGRSA
- the hpnE gene encoding hydroxysqualene dehydroxylase HpnE, which translates into the protein MTAARVPGGAGSVCVIGGGLAGIAAAVRLADQGLPVTLLESRPELGGATYSFRRDGLTVDTGQHVFLRCYHAYRGLLDRLGVTDDADVQPRFAVPVLLPGRAPHLLARRRLPAPAHLLPGLAGYRLLGPAERLAAVRAAAALRHVDPDLPETDARSFGDWLTEHGQSERAVRRLWDLVTVAALNLPSAHASLALAARVFRTGLLDSADAGDIGRPLVPLTDLHAVPARRLLHELGARVHTRSRVRWIHPESAGFRVGLSDGEIAADAVVLAVPHPVAAALVPPAAAPGAGDWHRLGAAPIVNVHLRYAHRVTELTMAAAVESPAQWIFTRPLPDDAQQVVVSLSAADTEIDRPAAELVAAQRAALAALFPAARHTPVRDAFVTREPRATFRQAPGTRAYRPATTTRLPGLVLAGAWTDTGWPDTMEGAVRSGQEAADVVARQLASRPRHHTEAAR